A stretch of the Bacillus anthracis str. Vollum genome encodes the following:
- a CDS encoding sensor histidine kinase, with the protein MRNEAFDILKDIPKWKLIFWLLLAITLTPITELIIYRLVTSVIESSLTLSELGKEFIRIFGYEKYKGIKESLWMMIVSYLFLFSIFSSYLYIFYRHERKLYYETCIKKMIEEIRYIANGNFNHKVSIVNHNYLEELASGVNQIVEQLKVSIDEERQAEQAKSELITNVSHDLRTPLTSIVGYVNLIHHDNYRDEVELRHYIQVIYDKVTRLNALMNDLFEYTRVQNKELSLYSVPIDIVELLGQLTVQFRIQLQEANIDCRPFFPSKKLMVLADGDKLVRVFENLIINAIAYGNDGDYIDITAYENNNMIAIDITNYGQPIPSTDLPHIFERFYRVEKSRSTNTGGSGLGLAIAKSIVELHKGTIEVYSDDKKTTFTVKLQPYKC; encoded by the coding sequence TTGAGAAATGAAGCATTTGATATATTAAAAGATATCCCGAAATGGAAACTTATTTTTTGGCTCTTATTAGCTATCACACTCACTCCTATTACTGAATTAATTATATATCGCCTCGTTACGAGTGTAATCGAGAGTTCGCTTACGTTAAGCGAACTTGGCAAAGAATTCATTAGGATTTTTGGTTATGAAAAATATAAAGGAATAAAAGAATCTCTATGGATGATGATTGTCTCTTATTTATTTTTATTTTCTATTTTCTCATCCTACCTATACATTTTTTATCGTCATGAAAGAAAGCTTTACTATGAAACTTGTATTAAAAAAATGATAGAAGAGATTCGCTATATTGCAAATGGAAACTTCAATCATAAAGTTTCTATCGTAAACCATAATTATCTAGAAGAGTTAGCAAGCGGGGTTAATCAAATTGTTGAACAATTGAAAGTCTCGATTGATGAAGAAAGACAGGCAGAACAAGCAAAAAGCGAACTGATTACAAATGTATCGCATGATTTACGTACACCTCTTACCTCTATAGTTGGATACGTAAATTTAATCCACCATGATAATTATAGAGATGAAGTGGAATTACGGCATTATATACAAGTCATTTACGACAAAGTAACTCGTCTTAATGCATTAATGAATGATTTGTTTGAATATACACGTGTTCAAAATAAAGAATTAAGTTTATATTCTGTCCCTATTGATATTGTAGAACTTCTTGGACAATTAACAGTTCAATTTCGAATACAGCTTCAAGAGGCTAATATTGATTGTCGCCCCTTTTTCCCATCAAAGAAGTTAATGGTATTAGCTGATGGGGACAAATTAGTGCGCGTATTTGAAAATCTAATTATTAACGCTATCGCTTACGGTAACGATGGTGATTATATTGATATTACTGCTTATGAAAATAATAATATGATCGCAATCGATATAACCAATTATGGCCAACCTATTCCAAGTACCGATTTACCTCATATTTTCGAACGTTTTTATCGCGTTGAGAAATCGCGCTCTACAAACACTGGTGGATCTGGACTCGGATTGGCAATTGCAAAAAGTATTGTAGAGTTGCATAAAGGAACAATTGAAGTGTATAGTGATGACAAAAAAACAACATTCACTGTAAAGCTACAACCATATAAATGTTAA
- a CDS encoding response regulator transcription factor encodes MNKNILIIDDDKEIVELLAVYLRNEGYNIYKAYDGDEALQMISTYEVDLMILDIMMPKRNGLEVCQEVRENNTVPILMLSAKAEDMDKILGLMTGADDYMIKPFNPLELVARVKALLRRSSFQNASSPKNEDGMIRIRSAEIHKHNHTVKVNGEYIKLTSIEFDILYLLASNTGRVFSSEEIFERVWNEDGYGSNKTVMVHISNLRDKLETGMNGEKFIHTVWGVGYKIEK; translated from the coding sequence ATGAATAAAAATATATTAATTATTGATGATGATAAAGAAATTGTCGAATTACTTGCTGTTTATTTGCGAAATGAAGGCTATAACATTTATAAAGCATATGATGGTGATGAAGCATTACAAATGATTTCTACATATGAAGTTGACCTTATGATTTTGGATATTATGATGCCAAAACGAAATGGATTAGAAGTTTGCCAAGAAGTTCGTGAAAATAATACTGTACCTATTCTTATGCTGAGTGCAAAAGCAGAAGATATGGATAAAATATTAGGACTTATGACAGGCGCCGATGATTATATGATTAAACCATTTAATCCATTAGAATTAGTAGCTAGAGTGAAAGCTTTGCTTCGACGATCATCTTTCCAAAATGCTTCTTCTCCCAAAAATGAAGATGGTATGATTCGCATTCGTTCCGCTGAAATACACAAACATAATCATACTGTGAAAGTAAATGGAGAATATATTAAGCTTACATCTATTGAATTTGATATTTTATATTTACTTGCGAGTAATACAGGAAGAGTATTTAGTTCTGAAGAAATATTTGAGCGTGTTTGGAATGAAGATGGTTATGGTTCAAATAAAACTGTAATGGTCCACATTAGTAATTTACGAGATAAGCTTGAAACAGGAATGAATGGAGAAAAATTTATTCATACTGTTTGGGGAGTAGGCTATAAAATTGAGAAATGA
- a CDS encoding class I SAM-dependent methyltransferase → MAIKQDEIKVVVGAGAFNNNPGWIQTQEDELNLLNKATWKERFEYNSISAILAEHVWEHLTFEEGVRAARICYEFLKPTGHIRCGVPDAFFRDEVYQNIVQIGGPGPKDHPAASHKIVHNYKTLTKMFETAGFEVVLLEYCDENGKFYYNEWDANDGVIFRSKRYDSRNKGDKLGFPSLIVDAIKR, encoded by the coding sequence ATGGCAATAAAACAAGATGAAATTAAAGTAGTTGTCGGAGCTGGAGCGTTTAATAATAATCCAGGTTGGATTCAAACACAAGAAGATGAACTTAACTTACTAAATAAAGCTACGTGGAAAGAAAGATTTGAATACAATTCTATTTCAGCTATTTTAGCTGAACATGTATGGGAACATCTTACGTTTGAAGAAGGTGTAAGAGCAGCTAGGATTTGTTATGAATTTTTAAAGCCAACAGGGCATATTCGGTGCGGCGTCCCTGATGCATTTTTTCGGGATGAGGTATACCAAAACATAGTTCAAATAGGTGGCCCTGGTCCGAAAGATCACCCAGCAGCAAGTCATAAAATTGTTCATAATTATAAAACTTTAACGAAAATGTTTGAAACTGCTGGATTTGAGGTGGTTTTGCTTGAATATTGTGATGAAAATGGGAAGTTTTATTACAATGAATGGGATGCAAACGACGGTGTTATTTTCCGTTCGAAAAGGTATGATTCTAGAAATAAAGGTGATAAACTTGGTTTTCCATCGTTAATTGTTGATGCGATTAAGCGGTAA
- a CDS encoding D-alanyl-D-alanine carboxypeptidase family protein, with amino-acid sequence MQFLKKITILLLSFVITALIVLYFYLYVNGPIIQAKSAILIDANSGEVVYKKNEENSIQSATLSKLMTEYIVLEQLDKGNIQLDEVVKISNEVFRAETSPIQVTSKDKTTVRDLLHALLLTGNNRSTLALAEHIAGNEDNFTQLMNEKAKQLKLSQPSPFLNATGMNNGTNKLSTTTAIEVGKLATRLVTDFPDVLNVTKLTSYQFTFKDTKVFNTNKMIYSLNKNIKLQGVDGLQTSFSTNSNYSFVSTAKRGDTRLISVILDADNENSTFIETKKLLQYGFDPSSYSALQAFKDAVTSWAVLLQFKNLIIQTLLIFFIITILMLLHIRQKKSEDFN; translated from the coding sequence ATGCAATTCTTAAAAAAAATCACAATTTTATTATTATCTTTTGTTATTACCGCTCTTATCGTTTTATATTTTTATCTTTATGTAAATGGTCCCATTATTCAAGCTAAATCAGCTATTTTAATAGATGCCAATTCAGGTGAAGTTGTTTATAAAAAAAATGAAGAAAATTCTATACAATCGGCTACTTTATCTAAATTAATGACAGAATATATCGTACTAGAACAACTGGATAAAGGAAATATACAGTTAGATGAAGTAGTAAAAATAAGTAACGAAGTTTTCCGAGCAGAAACGAGTCCTATACAAGTAACTTCGAAAGATAAAACAACGGTTCGTGATTTACTTCATGCATTGTTATTGACAGGGAATAATCGTTCCACACTTGCCCTTGCAGAACACATTGCTGGAAACGAAGATAATTTCACTCAGCTAATGAATGAAAAAGCAAAACAACTAAAGTTATCACAACCATCTCCGTTTCTAAACGCTACTGGAATGAATAACGGTACAAATAAACTTTCAACTACAACAGCAATTGAAGTTGGTAAACTAGCAACAAGATTAGTAACAGACTTTCCAGATGTACTGAACGTTACAAAACTAACCTCTTACCAGTTCACCTTCAAAGATACCAAAGTTTTCAATACCAATAAAATGATTTATTCCCTAAATAAAAACATTAAACTCCAAGGTGTTGATGGCTTACAAACTAGTTTTTCAACTAATAGTAATTATAGTTTTGTCAGTACAGCAAAACGAGGAGATACTAGACTTATTTCAGTAATATTAGACGCCGATAATGAAAACAGTACTTTTATTGAAACAAAAAAATTACTACAGTACGGCTTTGATCCCTCCTCATACTCTGCACTCCAAGCATTTAAAGATGCTGTTACATCTTGGGCAGTTTTGCTTCAGTTTAAAAATTTGATCATACAAACATTGTTGATTTTCTTTATTATTACAATTTTAATGCTTTTACATATACGTCAAAAAAAATCCGAGGATTTCAACTAG
- the yqeK gene encoding bis(5'-nucleosyl)-tetraphosphatase (symmetrical) YqeK, whose translation MLYKDIYSFTPTGKIETDIKAFLLKYNKEVTYKHSIRVANESRKIAVMYHVNEEKAAIAGYLHDISAIFPNEVRITVAEEFGIDLLEEERKFPMIIHQKLSRVLAKEIFKVHDEETLNAICCHTTLRKHATKMDLVLFVADKIEWDQNGTPPYLVEVKKGLEKSLEHAAFAYISYLWDRKDTLKVLHPWLEDAYWQLKEIVE comes from the coding sequence ATGTTATATAAGGATATATATTCATTTACTCCAACTGGAAAGATTGAAACTGATATAAAAGCTTTTCTATTAAAATACAATAAAGAAGTTACATATAAACATTCAATTCGAGTGGCAAATGAGTCTCGTAAAATTGCGGTTATGTATCATGTAAATGAAGAAAAGGCAGCAATTGCGGGATATTTACATGATATTAGTGCAATTTTTCCAAATGAAGTACGGATTACAGTTGCTGAAGAATTTGGAATAGATTTATTAGAAGAAGAACGAAAATTCCCAATGATTATTCATCAAAAACTTTCGAGAGTACTCGCAAAAGAGATATTTAAAGTGCATGATGAAGAGACTTTAAATGCAATTTGTTGCCATACCACACTACGTAAACATGCAACGAAGATGGATTTAGTGTTATTTGTTGCTGATAAAATAGAATGGGATCAAAATGGGACACCACCATACTTAGTAGAGGTAAAAAAGGGGTTAGAAAAATCTTTAGAACATGCGGCTTTTGCATATATTTCATATTTGTGGGATAGAAAAGACACGTTGAAAGTTTTACACCCTTGGCTAGAAGATGCATATTGGCAGTTAAAAGAAATTGTAGAGTAG
- a CDS encoding SDR family oxidoreductase: MESTNKIAILGANGKAGKILVNEALEKGYQVKILTRNSTNTEKINKNIETIIGDARNFSTIQDLLQGCSAVINAVGQPKNESYIFSTVTKHILEAMKESKIKRYILISGGSLNVTGDQKGIINKIGATLFKLFLPKMMQDKYKELQIIQNSEVDWTIVRLPFVIEGNGIGSIKESLVDMPGIKIQNGDIAPFVIKQINSDRYVGKCPFISN; the protein is encoded by the coding sequence TTGGAAAGTACAAATAAAATAGCTATTTTGGGTGCGAACGGAAAAGCTGGAAAAATTCTTGTAAATGAAGCGTTAGAAAAGGGATATCAAGTAAAAATATTAACGAGAAACTCTACAAATACAGAGAAAATAAATAAAAATATAGAGACTATTATTGGGGACGCACGTAACTTTTCAACGATACAAGACTTACTTCAAGGTTGTAGTGCTGTAATTAATGCAGTAGGTCAACCGAAAAATGAATCTTACATTTTTAGTACAGTAACGAAGCATATTTTAGAAGCGATGAAAGAGTCTAAAATAAAAAGATATATTCTAATTTCTGGAGGTTCTTTAAATGTTACGGGAGATCAGAAGGGAATTATAAATAAAATAGGAGCTACTTTGTTTAAATTGTTTTTACCAAAAATGATGCAAGATAAATATAAAGAATTACAAATTATCCAAAATAGTGAGGTAGATTGGACAATTGTTAGATTACCATTTGTTATAGAGGGAAATGGTATTGGAAGTATAAAAGAGAGTTTAGTTGATATGCCAGGAATCAAAATACAAAATGGCGATATTGCACCGTTTGTTATAAAACAAATTAATAGTGATAGATATGTAGGGAAGTGTCCGTTCATTTCAAATTAA
- a CDS encoding DinB family protein, translating into MYTLFQYNWQVRDDWFKWCEQLSKEELLRKRIGGVGSILETLFHIVDVEYSWINALQEKEDCVPQFKEYQSIQKVKALSNLYKRELEDFLQVWSANLECKILKASWTDKTYTYGEVLRHVIVHEIHHIGQLSIWARELNLRPVSANLIGRGL; encoded by the coding sequence GTGTATACTTTATTTCAATACAATTGGCAAGTGAGAGATGATTGGTTTAAGTGGTGTGAGCAACTTTCAAAGGAAGAATTACTCCGTAAGCGTATTGGTGGTGTTGGAAGTATTTTAGAAACATTATTTCATATTGTAGATGTTGAGTATAGCTGGATTAATGCCCTTCAAGAAAAAGAAGATTGTGTACCGCAATTTAAAGAGTATCAATCTATCCAAAAAGTGAAAGCGTTATCTAATTTATATAAAAGAGAATTAGAAGATTTTTTACAAGTATGGTCAGCTAACTTAGAATGTAAAATATTAAAAGCTTCGTGGACAGATAAAACATATACATATGGTGAGGTCTTAAGGCACGTAATTGTACATGAAATTCACCATATCGGTCAGCTATCTATATGGGCAAGGGAGTTAAATCTTCGGCCTGTTTCAGCGAATTTAATTGGGAGAGGACTATAA
- a CDS encoding GNAT family N-acetyltransferase gives MIQYKRCSEINIDLVYEAFRDGFSDYIIKMEVSKGDFIKRFFGLEGNSLEHSFLALDGDKPVGVILGGIKDYENIKTMRCGTLAVHPNYRGVGVSQKLFELHKEEALQNECKQLFLEVIVGNDRAIRFYNKLGYEKVYDLSYYNLKDMTKIIHRECKGIEVKQLEFAAFKVEIQKWLHFHINWQNDMDYIEKTNHTFYGAYVDNDLKGSICINEQGKISFIFIDKEYRNRGIGSKLLQVARDELNLESLLISFPNNSLLEGFVKKTGFEKNSLAQYEMYVLL, from the coding sequence ATGATTCAATATAAAAGATGCAGTGAAATAAATATAGATTTAGTGTATGAAGCTTTTAGGGATGGGTTTTCAGATTATATTATTAAGATGGAAGTTTCAAAGGGAGATTTTATAAAAAGATTTTTTGGTCTTGAAGGGAATTCGTTAGAACACTCGTTTCTTGCTTTAGATGGTGACAAGCCAGTTGGTGTAATACTTGGTGGGATAAAGGATTATGAAAATATAAAAACAATGCGCTGCGGTACATTAGCGGTTCATCCGAATTATCGTGGTGTTGGTGTGAGTCAAAAGTTATTTGAACTGCATAAAGAAGAGGCGCTTCAAAATGAGTGTAAGCAACTTTTTCTTGAAGTCATTGTAGGTAATGACCGAGCGATTCGTTTTTATAATAAATTAGGCTATGAAAAAGTGTACGATCTATCTTATTATAATTTAAAAGATATGACTAAAATAATACATAGAGAATGTAAGGGAATTGAAGTAAAACAATTAGAATTTGCAGCTTTTAAAGTTGAAATTCAGAAATGGTTACACTTCCATATAAACTGGCAAAATGATATGGATTATATCGAAAAAACAAATCATACCTTTTATGGTGCATATGTCGATAATGATTTAAAAGGTTCTATATGTATAAATGAACAAGGTAAAATTAGTTTTATTTTCATAGACAAAGAGTATAGAAATCGTGGTATTGGATCAAAATTATTACAAGTAGCAAGAGATGAGTTGAATTTAGAAAGCTTATTAATTAGTTTTCCAAACAACAGTTTACTAGAAGGGTTTGTAAAGAAAACTGGATTTGAAAAGAATTCTTTAGCACAATATGAAATGTATGTATTGCTGTAA
- a CDS encoding ATP-binding cassette domain-containing protein, with the protein MKVNQLIANNINKLVTDIPFNKSFGVAGLSGSGKTTFCQTIGEESKKRLISLLPKAEYQYLFPNIMETNFSAIKMEDMPLVLFLGKSSISSNPRSTIGTHTGVFTEIREKLADVFYLSPEVFSFNNQLGWCSGCKGRGTTKNIECKKCKGKRYSEEIEQHTIDLFAKPHTISNINDLSVESILSLAEELNISEAKQHILQNIINMNIGYLTLNRIMGTLSGGELTRLYLAEFMAVSENAVIIIDEISVGLDHETLLQILAEIKQLGCKNQIWLIDHSDTVLDTTDKQLFFGPGSGKYGGQIVKESPRPKPILWDLNKEFPTEYYTFRELYCRNIQMAEFQIPKNRLVTVTGESGCGKSTLVNECLATDFLKRYPKDRLVMVGQDRNQSITSRSTVATFLDIKKKLTKYSEEIDDIFERSIEDIIDELPNEDIAYKRLSLLIKLGLGYLTLERKTQTLSTGEFQCVHLVSELFANTRNPHTLFIFDEPSKGLSQNILNQFIDSVRGILQDESVSIIMIEHNSYMLESSDYIVDFGKRQIEAINHLEVVSHDDYYRQRTSVNNVEQIHITSALKPKEGVHYLEGNHINYFKNAENVYKGGILKSLSSMARLIYGEYESNTIAPVIAIDLEKHLYSQYSFLYEVGGIINHIVAAHPTNKDTRSFDFYSQDNHCPSCSGRLQIEVFDKDITIQNKNVPFWDGLFNPEIMKVLKFYQYEKIEFLFEEIKNELGHDLSKSYNDMSEEKHTFWYGYFEKSFYDKKGKTRRTWVGFNTIIGGYIVISKAPIKEEIKASKEMVTCPICEGTVLNHHKPLIFGNSDIREIINQQVDEVLKLVGDLPELHKLKSIVGGDMRLTEDVSLLPRKAQVALKMFELEQASFSNYEMVLQNVLPFWDEIKGNIESISVNNQVTVCDFPNVYETRENIIDQYFTNGKYKKLTYVYEAFGYKKLVTQINKIKKSNPCPFCKGKKVITEDNLHDGVFKLTIPCVICNASGINDEGLKEVVEGVDVKTWLTGKVSDVVDENLLTEAVAQIPIFNRIRELDKRDMMAVYECLERNQ; encoded by the coding sequence ATGAAGGTAAATCAATTAATTGCTAATAACATCAATAAATTAGTTACAGACATTCCATTTAATAAGTCGTTTGGAGTCGCTGGTTTATCAGGATCGGGGAAAACAACTTTTTGTCAAACGATTGGTGAAGAATCAAAAAAACGATTAATTTCCTTATTGCCAAAGGCTGAATATCAATATTTATTTCCTAATATTATGGAAACGAATTTTAGTGCGATTAAGATGGAGGATATGCCTTTAGTACTTTTTCTAGGAAAATCATCGATTTCTTCCAATCCACGTTCAACGATAGGTACACATACTGGTGTTTTCACTGAAATTCGCGAAAAACTTGCTGACGTATTTTATCTTTCTCCTGAGGTTTTTTCATTTAATAATCAGTTAGGTTGGTGTTCTGGTTGTAAAGGGCGAGGTACTACTAAAAATATTGAGTGTAAAAAATGTAAGGGAAAACGTTATAGTGAAGAAATTGAACAACATACTATAGATTTATTTGCTAAACCACATACCATTTCAAATATTAATGATTTAAGTGTTGAGTCTATTCTTTCGTTAGCGGAAGAGTTAAATATTAGTGAAGCGAAGCAACATATACTGCAAAATATAATTAATATGAACATTGGTTATTTAACATTAAATCGAATAATGGGTACGTTGTCAGGTGGAGAGTTAACACGACTGTATTTGGCTGAATTTATGGCAGTAAGTGAAAATGCCGTAATTATTATTGATGAGATTTCAGTTGGACTTGATCATGAAACATTATTACAAATATTAGCGGAGATTAAGCAATTAGGATGTAAAAATCAAATTTGGCTCATTGATCACTCAGATACAGTACTGGATACAACAGATAAGCAATTGTTCTTTGGACCTGGTAGCGGAAAATATGGTGGACAAATTGTGAAAGAATCACCAAGGCCAAAACCAATACTGTGGGATTTAAATAAAGAATTTCCAACAGAATATTATACATTTCGAGAATTATATTGCCGTAATATCCAAATGGCGGAGTTTCAGATCCCTAAAAATAGGCTTGTAACAGTTACAGGAGAATCTGGTTGCGGGAAATCTACCCTTGTCAATGAATGTTTAGCTACAGATTTCTTGAAACGATATCCAAAAGATAGACTAGTTATGGTAGGGCAAGATCGCAATCAATCCATTACAAGTCGATCAACTGTAGCAACTTTTCTAGATATTAAAAAGAAACTAACAAAGTATAGTGAAGAGATTGATGATATTTTTGAGCGTTCGATTGAAGATATTATTGATGAACTTCCAAATGAAGATATTGCTTATAAACGCTTGAGCCTATTAATTAAATTAGGTCTTGGCTATTTAACATTAGAACGAAAAACACAAACATTATCAACAGGTGAGTTTCAATGTGTTCATTTAGTTTCGGAACTATTTGCAAACACAAGAAATCCACATACGTTATTTATCTTTGATGAGCCTTCAAAAGGTTTATCACAAAATATTTTAAATCAATTTATAGACAGTGTTAGAGGAATATTGCAAGATGAATCAGTCTCTATCATTATGATTGAGCATAATAGTTACATGTTAGAAAGCTCTGATTATATTGTAGACTTTGGGAAAAGACAGATTGAAGCTATTAATCATCTTGAAGTAGTAAGTCATGATGATTATTATCGTCAGAGAACCAGTGTGAATAATGTTGAGCAAATCCATATTACTTCAGCACTTAAGCCTAAAGAAGGCGTTCACTATTTAGAAGGAAATCATATTAACTATTTTAAAAATGCTGAAAATGTTTATAAGGGTGGTATTTTAAAAAGTTTATCATCAATGGCGCGTTTAATTTATGGTGAGTATGAATCTAATACAATTGCACCGGTTATTGCTATTGATCTTGAGAAACATTTATACAGTCAATATAGTTTTTTATATGAGGTTGGTGGAATAATTAATCATATTGTAGCTGCTCATCCAACTAATAAAGATACGAGAAGTTTTGATTTCTATTCACAGGACAATCATTGTCCATCTTGTTCTGGACGTCTTCAAATTGAAGTTTTCGATAAAGATATTACAATCCAAAATAAAAACGTTCCATTTTGGGACGGTTTATTCAATCCAGAAATCATGAAAGTATTAAAATTTTATCAATATGAGAAAATAGAGTTTCTATTCGAAGAAATTAAAAATGAACTTGGTCACGATTTGTCAAAGAGCTATAATGATATGTCAGAAGAAAAGCATACGTTTTGGTATGGATATTTTGAAAAATCATTTTATGATAAAAAAGGAAAGACGCGCAGAACATGGGTAGGATTTAATACGATTATTGGTGGATATATTGTTATTTCAAAAGCACCTATTAAAGAAGAAATTAAGGCTTCTAAAGAAATGGTAACATGTCCAATTTGCGAAGGGACGGTTTTAAATCATCATAAACCACTTATATTTGGTAATTCAGATATTCGTGAAATTATCAATCAACAAGTTGATGAAGTGTTGAAATTAGTCGGTGATTTACCTGAGCTTCATAAATTGAAATCTATTGTTGGTGGCGATATGAGATTGACAGAAGATGTTTCTTTATTGCCAAGAAAAGCACAAGTTGCACTAAAAATGTTTGAGTTAGAACAGGCAAGCTTTTCAAACTATGAAATGGTGTTACAAAATGTCTTACCATTCTGGGACGAAATAAAAGGGAATATCGAATCCATTAGTGTTAATAATCAAGTAACTGTTTGTGATTTCCCTAATGTTTATGAAACGAGAGAAAACATAATAGATCAGTATTTCACAAATGGTAAATATAAAAAACTTACGTATGTATACGAAGCGTTTGGATACAAAAAATTAGTTACCCAAATTAATAAAATTAAAAAAAGTAATCCATGTCCATTTTGTAAAGGAAAGAAAGTAATTACTGAAGATAATTTGCATGATGGTGTCTTTAAACTAACAATTCCATGTGTAATTTGTAATGCAAGTGGTATTAATGACGAAGGGCTAAAAGAAGTTGTTGAGGGTGTGGATGTAAAAACATGGTTAACTGGAAAAGTTAGTGATGTTGTGGATGAGAACTTATTAACAGAGGCTGTTGCGCAAATACCAATTTTTAATCGTATTCGTGAATTGGATAAACGAGATATGATGGCGGTTTATGAGTGTCTTGAGCGTAATCAGTAA
- the mtnN gene encoding 5'-methylthioadenosine/S-adenosylhomocysteine nucleosidase yields the protein MTVREVKFVMKRIAIVAAWEPELTYLHQSYPSERIEKRAAWEFHFHTINDLEIISVITGVGKVSCASCAQLLISEFQPDELFMTGICGSLSTKVKNGHIVVALNAIQHDVTAAGSGEDVFNLYNGRTAPIETTKSLVRRIKKIRSYDPIHFGTFLSGDQRIRSSEMRYLLHTVYGALAVDQEVAAFAYVCQINKKPFLCLKAASDQANDKTKEEQKIFKMLACERACEHLIAFLRVYEINVVNHR from the coding sequence ATGACAGTGAGGGAAGTGAAGTTTGTAATGAAACGTATTGCAATCGTAGCTGCTTGGGAACCTGAACTTACGTATTTGCATCAATCTTATCCAAGTGAACGCATTGAAAAAAGAGCCGCTTGGGAATTTCATTTTCATACTATAAATGATCTGGAAATTATTTCAGTTATAACTGGTGTTGGGAAGGTAAGTTGTGCTAGTTGTGCACAATTATTAATTAGTGAGTTTCAGCCAGATGAGTTGTTTATGACAGGGATATGCGGGAGTTTATCAACTAAGGTGAAAAATGGTCATATTGTAGTGGCACTAAACGCCATACAACACGATGTCACTGCTGCTGGTTCGGGCGAAGATGTTTTTAACTTATATAATGGTAGAACAGCACCTATTGAAACAACAAAATCGCTTGTAAGAAGAATAAAAAAAATACGATCTTATGATCCGATTCATTTCGGGACATTTTTATCTGGAGATCAACGTATCCGTAGTTCAGAAATGAGGTATTTACTCCATACTGTATATGGAGCATTAGCTGTTGATCAAGAAGTCGCAGCTTTTGCTTATGTATGTCAAATCAATAAGAAGCCTTTTTTATGTTTAAAAGCTGCTTCAGATCAAGCAAATGATAAAACGAAAGAGGAACAAAAAATATTTAAAATGTTAGCATGTGAACGAGCTTGCGAGCATTTAATTGCTTTTTTACGTGTGTATGAAATCAATGTAGTAAATCATAGATAG
- a CDS encoding SRPBCC family protein has protein sequence MLAVIDKQNNEYVVQFDRHFSYSIEEVWSVLTENSKLKKWMSNLQIESLKTDGVIKFDMMDGSFINIDIIECQQNSVLEFTWDKDRVRFEIHKEEDGTLLLLKEYIHVLTDHTPKDIAGWHICLDLFSAVLKGEEKEFSKDKWQQWFEIYKGKVFELRG, from the coding sequence ATGTTAGCTGTAATAGATAAACAAAATAATGAATACGTAGTACAATTTGATCGTCATTTTTCATATTCAATAGAAGAAGTTTGGTCTGTTTTAACCGAAAACAGTAAGTTGAAAAAATGGATGTCTAATTTACAGATTGAAAGCCTAAAAACAGATGGTGTAATAAAATTCGACATGATGGATGGTTCATTTATAAATATTGATATTATAGAGTGTCAACAAAACTCAGTGCTTGAATTTACTTGGGATAAAGATCGGGTTCGATTTGAAATACATAAAGAAGAAGATGGTACTCTTTTACTCCTTAAAGAATACATTCATGTATTAACCGACCATACACCAAAAGATATAGCTGGTTGGCATATTTGTTTAGATCTTTTTTCTGCTGTTCTAAAAGGAGAAGAAAAAGAATTTTCTAAAGATAAATGGCAACAATGGTTTGAAATATATAAAGGTAAGGTTTTTGAATTAAGGGGGTAA